A section of the Pimelobacter simplex genome encodes:
- a CDS encoding Ig-like domain-containing protein → MSQPLSRRYPSLLAAFLLLLSGLALVAAGPASAYQLPTSDFVDGRTTTPAGLEIGIVGGGQTTGGRNSNMSDRTYQASDYTPTIQPATPAVLVTTLGVGCQATSPGTLCRDRGTVTINYEHPVRNPVLHLAGLGGFNNQPNGSSALLSAQFTLTTPGVSIAKRSGENLTVQGGLIRPTNRSAGQYCNTTRNADNSTTPAKAGCGSVQVEGTVTSLSFNVDLFVELRAGRAFVIDTAGDTYNFTSTLGEDFGDAPASYDGNDAARHVLTDFVLGSDVTEDNAAVANGTSSPNAGAGAGGDSDDALSEVPPLAAGVASRPYALSVPYSGASKDGQVCGWIDFNKNGSFDAAERACAPAPSGGSSVDLTWNAPANLTSGTTYLRLRAGYTDAQVQSPTGPSDSGEVEDYQVAIEDPKGSIAGRVWSDTNRDGIQDGGEEPLEGVTVELLDANGNVVGTTTTDADGNYQFDDLPVGSYKVRFTAPDGRAFSPQNAGGDDATDSDADPATGETGTITLTGDNPDAANIDAGVLLPAPTAQPDETSGPQGQKQSIDPLANDEPGDDSAPLDPSTLTLLDADGNPVDSVTVPGEGVYTVEDGKIVFTPEPQFTGTATPVDYQVADVNGATATSTYTPTVEPVAPTANPDETSGPQGQPQSIDPLANDEAGDDAVPLDPSTLTLLDADGNPTDTVTIPGQGTYTVEDGKLVFTPEPGFVGTADPVDYQVKDKNGTPAQSTYTPTVTPVAQPDETSGPQGVAQSVDPLANDGAEGVELDPSTLTLVDADGNPTDTVVVPGEGTYTVEDGKIVFTPEPQFTGTATPVTYQVKDTDGNTVESTYTPTLTPVTPTANPDQTSGPQGVPQSIDPFANDEAGDPDVPLDPDSLTLLDADGNPTDAVTVPGEGTYTVEDGKIVFTPEPGFTGTATPVDYRVSDVNGTPAESTYTPTVHPVEPTASPDVSSGPQGAKQSVDPLANDEAGDPDVPLDPDSLTLLDADGNPTDAVTVPGEGTYTVEDGKIVFTPEPGFTGTATPVDYQVSDVNGTPARSTYTPTVGTVANPDVTSGPQGQPQSVDPLENDGAEGVELDPSTLTLVDENGNPTESVTVPGEGTYTVEDGKIVFTPEPDFVGTATPVTYQVKDTDGNTVESTYTPTLTPVTPVANPDETSGPQGQPQSIDPLANDEPGDDSAPLDPDSLTLLDADGNPTESVTVPGEGVYTVEDGKIVFTPEPGFTGTATPVDYRVSDVNGTPAESTYTPTVTPVTPVANPDETSGPQGQPQSIDPLANDESGDDSAPLDPDSLTLLDADGNPTDTVTVPGEGVYTVEDGKIVFTPEPGFTGTATPVDYQVADANGTTAQSTYTPTVTPVTPTANPDETSGLQGQPQSVDPLANDEPGDDAVPLDPDSLTLLDADGNPTESVTVPGEGVYTVEDGKIVFTPEPGFTGTATPVDYRVSDVNGTPAESTYTPTVTPVTPTASPDETSGPQGAKQSVDPLANDEAGDPDVPLDPDSLTLLDADGNPTDTVAVPGEGVYTVEDGKIVFTPEPGFTGTATPVDYQVADVNGTTTDSTYTPTVTPVAQPDETSGPQGVPQSVDPLANDGADGVELDPDTLTLVDENGDPTDTVEVPGEGTYKVEDGKIVFTPEPDFVGTATPVKYQVTDTDGNTVESTYTPTVTPATPVANPDETSGPQGVPQSIDPLANDEPGDDAVPLDPDSLTLLDADGNPTDAVTVPGEGVYTVEDGKLVFTPEPGFTGTATPVDYQVADVNGTTAQSTYTPTVTPVTPTANPDETSGLQGQPQSIDPLANDESGDPSVPLDPDSLTLLDENGDPVESVTVPGEGVYTVEDGKIVFTPEPGFTGTATPVDYRVSDVNGTPAESTYTPTVTPVTPVANPDETSGPQGQPQSIDPLANDESGDDSAPLDPDSLTLLDADGNPTDAVTVPGEGVYTVEDGKIVFTPEPGFTGTATPVDYQVADVNGTTAQSTYTPTVTPVTPAANPDETSGTQGAKQSVDPLANDESGDPSVPLDPDSLTLLDENGNPTDTVVVPGEGTYKVEDGKIVFTPEPGFTGTATPIDYQVADVNGTTTQSTYTPTVTPVAKPDETSGPQGRPQSVDPLANDGADGVVLDPDTLTLVDADGNPTDTVVVPGEGTYKVEDGKIVFTPEPQFTGTATPVTYQVKDTDGNTVESTYTPSVTPVKPTAQPDTTSGPKGQPQSIDPLANDESGDPAVPLDPDSLTLLDADGNPVETVTIPGEGTYTIEDGKIVFTPEPGFTGTATPVRYQVADVNGTTTVSTYTPTVEPEATGPGNPGPNEPAKPGKPGKPGKPGKSPAGNNLPATGSDVSPALLGLGLAALVGGVLFTWVGRRRNRA, encoded by the coding sequence ATGTCACAACCGCTGTCGCGGCGCTATCCGTCGCTGCTCGCCGCGTTTCTCCTGCTGTTGTCCGGGCTCGCGTTGGTCGCCGCTGGACCGGCGTCGGCCTACCAGCTGCCGACGTCCGACTTCGTCGACGGAAGGACCACCACCCCGGCCGGTCTCGAGATCGGGATCGTCGGCGGCGGGCAGACGACCGGCGGGCGGAACAGCAACATGTCCGACCGCACCTACCAGGCATCGGACTACACGCCGACCATCCAGCCGGCGACCCCGGCCGTGCTGGTGACCACCCTCGGCGTCGGTTGCCAGGCGACCAGTCCCGGCACCCTGTGTCGTGACCGGGGCACGGTGACGATCAACTACGAGCACCCGGTGCGCAACCCGGTGCTCCACCTCGCCGGTCTCGGCGGCTTCAACAACCAGCCGAACGGCAGCTCGGCCCTGCTCTCGGCGCAGTTCACGCTGACGACGCCAGGTGTGTCGATCGCCAAGCGCAGCGGCGAGAACCTGACGGTCCAGGGCGGACTGATCCGGCCGACCAACCGGAGCGCAGGTCAGTACTGCAACACCACGCGCAATGCGGACAACAGCACGACGCCTGCCAAGGCGGGCTGCGGCTCGGTGCAGGTCGAGGGCACCGTGACCTCGTTGAGCTTCAACGTCGACCTCTTCGTCGAGCTCCGGGCGGGCCGCGCCTTCGTGATCGACACCGCAGGAGACACCTACAACTTCACCTCGACCCTGGGCGAGGACTTCGGCGACGCTCCGGCCTCCTACGACGGCAACGACGCTGCGCGCCACGTGCTGACCGACTTCGTGCTCGGCAGCGACGTCACCGAGGACAACGCGGCGGTCGCCAACGGCACCTCCAGCCCCAATGCGGGCGCCGGTGCCGGCGGTGACTCCGACGACGCGCTGAGCGAGGTCCCGCCGCTCGCTGCGGGCGTGGCCAGTCGTCCCTACGCGCTGAGCGTGCCCTACTCGGGCGCCAGCAAGGACGGCCAGGTCTGCGGCTGGATCGACTTCAACAAGAACGGCTCCTTCGACGCGGCGGAGCGGGCCTGCGCCCCAGCTCCGTCGGGTGGCAGCTCGGTCGACCTCACCTGGAACGCACCGGCCAACCTGACCTCCGGGACGACCTACCTGCGGCTGCGCGCGGGCTACACCGACGCCCAGGTCCAGTCGCCCACCGGCCCCTCTGACTCGGGCGAGGTCGAGGACTACCAGGTCGCGATCGAGGACCCGAAGGGTTCGATCGCGGGCCGGGTGTGGTCCGACACCAACCGCGACGGCATCCAGGACGGTGGAGAGGAGCCCCTCGAGGGAGTCACCGTCGAGCTGCTGGACGCCAACGGAAACGTCGTCGGTACGACGACCACCGATGCCGACGGCAACTACCAGTTCGACGACCTCCCGGTCGGCTCCTACAAGGTCCGCTTCACCGCGCCCGACGGTCGCGCCTTCTCGCCGCAGAACGCCGGCGGCGACGACGCCACTGACTCGGACGCCGACCCGGCCACCGGCGAGACCGGCACCATCACGTTGACCGGTGACAACCCCGACGCGGCCAACATCGATGCCGGCGTCCTGCTGCCGGCGCCTACCGCCCAGCCGGACGAGACGTCGGGACCCCAGGGTCAGAAGCAGTCGATCGACCCGCTGGCCAACGACGAGCCGGGGGACGACTCGGCGCCGCTCGACCCGTCGACGCTGACGCTGCTCGACGCTGACGGCAACCCGGTCGACTCGGTGACGGTGCCGGGTGAGGGCGTCTACACGGTCGAGGACGGCAAGATCGTCTTCACCCCGGAGCCGCAGTTCACGGGGACGGCGACGCCGGTGGACTACCAGGTCGCCGACGTCAACGGCGCGACCGCCACGTCGACGTACACGCCGACGGTCGAGCCGGTGGCGCCCACGGCGAACCCGGACGAGACCTCGGGCCCGCAGGGTCAGCCGCAGTCGATCGACCCGCTCGCCAACGACGAGGCCGGCGACGATGCGGTTCCGCTCGACCCGTCGACGTTGACGCTGCTCGACGCCGACGGCAACCCGACCGACACGGTGACGATTCCCGGCCAGGGCACCTATACGGTCGAGGACGGCAAGCTGGTCTTCACGCCTGAGCCCGGTTTCGTGGGTACGGCCGATCCCGTCGACTACCAGGTCAAGGACAAGAACGGCACTCCGGCGCAGTCGACCTACACGCCGACCGTGACGCCGGTCGCCCAGCCCGACGAGACCTCGGGCCCGCAAGGTGTCGCGCAGAGCGTGGACCCGCTGGCCAACGACGGTGCCGAGGGCGTCGAGCTCGACCCGAGCACGCTGACGCTGGTCGACGCTGACGGCAACCCGACCGACACCGTGGTGGTTCCCGGCGAGGGCACCTACACGGTGGAGGACGGCAAGATCGTCTTCACCCCCGAGCCGCAGTTCACGGGGACGGCCACGCCGGTGACGTACCAGGTCAAGGACACCGACGGGAACACCGTCGAGTCGACCTACACGCCCACCCTGACACCGGTCACGCCGACCGCGAACCCGGATCAGACCTCGGGCCCGCAAGGCGTGCCCCAGAGCATTGATCCGTTCGCCAACGACGAGGCTGGCGACCCCGACGTCCCGCTCGACCCGGACTCGCTGACCCTGCTCGACGCGGACGGCAACCCGACCGACGCCGTGACGGTGCCGGGTGAGGGCACCTACACGGTGGAGGACGGCAAGATCGTCTTCACCCCCGAGCCGGGCTTCACGGGGACGGCGACGCCGGTCGACTACCGCGTCAGCGACGTCAATGGCACCCCGGCCGAGTCGACCTATACGCCGACCGTCCATCCGGTCGAGCCGACGGCGAGCCCGGACGTGTCCTCGGGCCCCCAGGGCGCGAAGCAGTCGGTCGACCCGTTGGCCAACGACGAGGCCGGTGACCCCGACGTCCCGCTCGACCCGGACTCGCTGACGCTCCTGGACGCGGACGGCAACCCGACCGACGCCGTGACCGTGCCGGGTGAGGGCACCTACACGGTCGAGGACGGCAAGATCGTCTTCACCCCGGAGCCGGGCTTCACCGGGACGGCGACGCCCGTCGACTACCAGGTGTCGGACGTGAACGGCACGCCGGCGCGGTCCACGTACACCCCGACGGTGGGTACCGTGGCGAACCCCGATGTGACGTCGGGGCCGCAGGGGCAGCCGCAGTCGGTCGACCCGCTGGAGAACGATGGTGCCGAGGGTGTCGAGCTCGACCCGAGCACGCTGACGCTGGTCGACGAGAACGGCAACCCGACGGAGTCGGTGACCGTGCCCGGTGAGGGCACCTACACGGTCGAGGACGGCAAGATCGTCTTCACCCCCGAGCCGGACTTCGTCGGCACGGCGACCCCGGTGACGTACCAGGTCAAGGACACCGACGGGAACACCGTCGAGTCGACCTACACGCCCACCCTCACGCCGGTGACGCCGGTGGCGAACCCGGACGAGACGTCAGGTCCGCAGGGTCAGCCGCAGTCGATCGATCCCCTCGCGAACGATGAGCCCGGTGACGACTCCGCGCCGCTGGACCCGGACTCGTTGACACTGCTCGACGCCGACGGCAACCCGACCGAGTCGGTGACCGTGCCCGGTGAGGGCGTCTACACGGTCGAGGACGGCAAGATCGTCTTCACCCCGGAGCCGGGCTTCACGGGGACGGCGACGCCGGTCGACTACCGCGTCAGCGACGTCAATGGCACCCCGGCCGAGTCGACGTACACGCCGACCGTCACGCCGGTGACGCCGGTGGCGAACCCGGACGAGACGTCGGGTCCGCAGGGTCAGCCGCAGAGCATCGACCCGTTGGCCAACGACGAGTCCGGTGACGACTCTGCGCCGCTGGACCCGGACTCGTTGACACTGCTCGACGCGGACGGCAACCCGACCGACACGGTGACGGTGCCGGGTGAGGGCGTCTACACGGTCGAGGACGGCAAGATCGTCTTCACCCCCGAGCCGGGCTTCACCGGGACGGCCACGCCGGTCGACTACCAGGTCGCCGACGCCAACGGGACGACCGCGCAGTCGACCTACACGCCGACCGTCACCCCGGTGACGCCGACGGCCAATCCGGACGAGACCAGTGGTCTGCAGGGTCAGCCGCAGTCGGTCGACCCGCTGGCCAACGATGAGCCCGGTGATGACGCGGTTCCGCTGGACCCGGACTCGCTGACGCTGCTCGACGCGGACGGCAACCCGACGGAGTCGGTGACGGTGCCGGGTGAGGGCGTCTACACGGTCGAGGACGGCAAGATCGTCTTCACCCCGGAGCCGGGCTTCACGGGGACGGCGACGCCGGTCGACTACCGCGTCAGCGACGTCAATGGCACCCCGGCCGAGTCGACGTACACGCCGACCGTCACGCCGGTGACGCCGACGGCGAGCCCGGATGAGACGTCTGGTCCGCAGGGCGCGAAGCAGTCGGTCGACCCGCTGGCCAACGACGAGGCCGGTGACCCCGACGTCCCGCTCGACCCGGACTCGCTGACGCTCCTGGACGCGGACGGCAACCCGACCGACACGGTGGCGGTGCCGGGTGAGGGCGTCTACACGGTCGAGGACGGCAAGATCGTCTTCACCCCGGAGCCGGGCTTCACGGGGACGGCGACGCCGGTGGACTACCAGGTCGCCGACGTCAACGGCACGACGACGGACTCGACGTACACGCCGACGGTGACGCCCGTGGCGCAGCCCGACGAGACCTCGGGCCCGCAGGGCGTGCCGCAAAGCGTGGACCCGCTGGCCAACGACGGCGCGGACGGGGTCGAGCTCGACCCCGACACGCTGACGCTGGTCGACGAGAACGGTGACCCGACCGACACCGTGGAGGTCCCGGGAGAGGGCACCTACAAGGTGGAGGACGGCAAGATCGTCTTCACCCCGGAGCCGGACTTCGTCGGCACGGCGACCCCGGTGAAGTACCAGGTCACGGACACCGACGGGAACACCGTCGAGTCGACCTACACCCCGACCGTCACCCCGGCGACCCCGGTGGCGAACCCGGACGAGACGTCGGGTCCGCAGGGTGTGCCGCAGTCGATCGATCCCCTCGCGAACGATGAGCCCGGTGATGACGCGGTTCCGCTCGACCCGGACTCGCTCACGCTGCTCGACGCCGACGGCAACCCGACCGACGCCGTGACGGTGCCGGGTGAGGGCGTCTACACGGTGGAGGACGGCAAGCTGGTCTTCACCCCAGAGCCGGGCTTCACGGGGACGGCGACGCCGGTGGACTACCAGGTGGCCGACGTCAACGGGACCACTGCGCAGTCGACCTACACGCCGACCGTCACCCCGGTGACGCCGACGGCCAACCCGGACGAGACCAGTGGCCTGCAGGGTCAGCCGCAGTCGATCGACCCATTGGCCAACGACGAGTCCGGAGACCCGAGTGTCCCGCTCGATCCCGACAGCCTCACGCTGCTCGACGAGAACGGTGACCCGGTCGAGTCGGTGACGGTGCCGGGTGAGGGCGTCTACACGGTGGAGGACGGCAAGATCGTCTTCACCCCCGAGCCGGGCTTCACGGGGACGGCGACGCCGGTCGACTACCGCGTCAGCGACGTCAATGGCACCCCGGCCGAGTCGACGTACACGCCGACCGTCACGCCGGTGACGCCGGTGGCGAACCCGGACGAGACGTCGGGTCCGCAGGGTCAGCCGCAGAGCATCGACCCGTTGGCCAACGACGAGTCCGGTGACGACTCCGCGCCGCTGGACCCGGACTCGTTGACACTGCTCGACGCCGACGGCAACCCGACCGACGCCGTGACGGTGCCGGGTGAGGGCGTCTACACGGTCGAGGACGGCAAGATCGTCTTCACCCCCGAGCCCGGCTTCACGGGGACGGCGACGCCGGTCGACTACCAGGTGGCCGACGTCAACGGGACGACCGCGCAGTCGACCTACACGCCCACGGTCACCCCGGTGACCCCGGCGGCCAACCCGGACGAGACCTCGGGGACGCAGGGGGCGAAGCAGTCGGTCGACCCATTGGCCAACGACGAGTCCGGAGACCCGAGTGTCCCGCTCGATCCCGACAGCCTCACGCTGCTCGACGAGAACGGCAACCCGACCGACACCGTGGTGGTTCCCGGTGAGGGCACCTACAAGGTGGAGGACGGCAAGATCGTCTTCACCCCCGAGCCGGGCTTCACGGGGACGGCGACGCCGATCGACTACCAGGTCGCCGACGTCAACGGCACGACGACGCAGTCGACGTACACGCCGACGGTGACGCCGGTGGCGAAGCCCGATGAGACCAGCGGTCCGCAGGGTCGGCCCCAGTCGGTCGACCCGCTGGCCAACGATGGTGCTGACGGGGTCGTGCTCGACCCGGACACGCTGACGCTGGTCGACGCTGACGGCAACCCGACCGACACCGTGGTGGTTCCCGGTGAGGGCACCTACAAGGTGGAGGACGGCAAGATCGTCTTCACCCCCGAGCCGCAGTTCACGGGGACGGCCACGCCGGTGACGTACCAGGTCAAGGACACCGACGGGAACACCGTCGAGTCCACCTACACGCCGAGTGTCACCCCGGTGAAGCCGACCGCGCAGCCGGACACCACGTCGGGCCCGAAGGGGCAGCCGCAGAGCATCGATCCGCTGGCCAACGACGAGTCCGGTGACCCGGCGGTGCCGCTCGACCCCGACTCGCTGACCCTGCTCGACGCCGACGGCAACCCGGTGGAGACGGTCACGATCCCCGGGGAGGGCACCTACACCATCGAGGACGGCAAGATCGTGTTCACCCCGGAGCCCGGCTTCACGGGGACGGCGACGCCGGTCCGCTACCAGGTCGCCGACGTGAACGGCACGACCACCGTGTCGACGTACACGCCGACGGTCGAACCGGAGGCGACCGGTCCTGGGAACCCGGGGCCGAACGAGCCCGCCAAGCCCGGGAAGCCCGGGAAGCCCGGGAAGCCTGGGAAGTCGCCGGCGGGCAACAACCTGCCCGCGACCGGTTCGGATGTCTCGCCGGCCCTCCTCGGGCTCGGCCTGGCGGCTCTGGTCGGCGGCGTGTTGTTCACCTGGGTCGGCCGCCGGAGGAACCGCGCGTGA
- a CDS encoding aspartate aminotransferase family protein, which produces MSAESAHSALQQSARDHLWMHFTRMSSYDTAEVPIIVRGDGAYVWDAQGRKYLDALGGLFVSQLGHGRTELAEAAAKQASELAFFPLWSYAHPSAIELAEKIAGYAPGDLNRVFFTTGGGEAVESAWKLAKNYFKLVGKPGKHKVISRAIAYHGTTQGALSITGLPGLKAPFEPLVPSTFRVPNTNAYRASEITSGFHDASDAASLEAFGRWAADQIAIAIENEGADTVAAVFLEPVQNAGGCFPPPPGYFQRVREICDQYDVLLVSDEVICAYGRLGEMFGATRYGYQPDIITSAKGITSGYAPLGAMVVSDRLYEPFAHGTETFLHGYTFGGHPVSTAVALKNFEIFEDEKINEGVREREGAFRGTLEKLLDLPIVGDVRGDGFFYGIELVKDKATKETFDEAESERLLRGFLSKALYDAGLYCRADDRGDPVIQLSPPLICGQEHFDEIEQKLRAVLTEAANLL; this is translated from the coding sequence GTGTCAGCCGAATCCGCGCACAGCGCCCTCCAGCAGTCCGCTCGCGACCACCTGTGGATGCACTTCACCCGCATGTCGTCGTACGACACGGCCGAGGTGCCCATCATCGTCCGCGGTGACGGTGCCTACGTGTGGGACGCCCAGGGCCGCAAGTACCTCGACGCGCTCGGCGGGCTGTTCGTCAGCCAGCTGGGCCACGGCCGTACCGAGCTCGCCGAGGCCGCCGCGAAGCAGGCCTCCGAGCTGGCGTTCTTCCCGCTGTGGTCCTACGCCCACCCCAGCGCCATCGAGCTCGCCGAGAAGATTGCGGGCTACGCGCCCGGCGACCTCAACCGGGTCTTCTTCACCACCGGTGGCGGCGAGGCCGTCGAGTCGGCCTGGAAGCTCGCCAAGAACTACTTCAAGCTCGTCGGCAAGCCCGGCAAGCACAAGGTGATCAGCCGCGCCATCGCCTATCACGGCACCACCCAGGGCGCGCTCTCCATCACCGGCCTGCCCGGCCTCAAGGCGCCGTTCGAGCCGCTCGTGCCCTCGACCTTCCGGGTGCCCAACACGAATGCTTATCGGGCCTCCGAGATCACCAGCGGCTTCCACGACGCCTCCGACGCTGCGTCTTTGGAGGCCTTCGGCCGCTGGGCCGCCGACCAGATCGCGATCGCCATCGAGAACGAGGGTGCCGACACCGTCGCCGCCGTCTTCCTCGAGCCCGTCCAGAACGCCGGCGGCTGCTTCCCGCCGCCGCCGGGCTACTTCCAGCGGGTGCGCGAGATCTGCGACCAGTACGACGTCCTGCTGGTCTCCGACGAGGTCATCTGCGCCTACGGCCGGCTCGGCGAGATGTTCGGCGCCACGCGCTACGGCTACCAGCCCGACATCATCACCTCGGCCAAGGGCATCACCTCCGGCTACGCCCCGCTGGGCGCGATGGTCGTCAGCGACCGGCTCTACGAGCCCTTCGCCCACGGCACCGAGACGTTCCTGCACGGCTACACCTTCGGCGGGCACCCGGTCTCGACCGCGGTGGCGCTCAAGAACTTCGAGATCTTCGAGGACGAGAAGATCAACGAGGGCGTGCGCGAGCGCGAGGGTGCCTTCCGCGGCACCCTGGAGAAGCTCCTCGACCTGCCCATCGTCGGCGACGTGCGCGGCGACGGCTTCTTCTACGGCATCGAGCTGGTCAAGGACAAGGCGACCAAGGAGACCTTCGACGAGGCCGAGTCCGAGCGCCTGCTGCGCGGCTTCCTGTCCAAGGCGCTCTACGACGCCGGTCTCTACTGCCGGGCCGACGACCGCGGCGACCCGGTCATCCAGCTCTCCCCGCCGCTGATCTGCGGCCAGGAGCACTTCGACGAGATCGAGCAGAAGCTCCGTGCGGTCCTCACCGAGGCGGCGAACCTGCTGTAG
- a CDS encoding gamma-aminobutyraldehyde dehydrogenase, which translates to MTTLRNFIDGSSVDAASGATYDIVDPATGQAYATAPASGPEDVDRAMRAAATAFETWGETTPKERQEALLRIAQGLEDRAEEFVEAECRNTGKPVGLTRDEELPPSVDELRFFAGAARVLEGRSAGEYLKDHTSWIRREPIGVVGQVTPWNYPLMMAIWKIAPALAAGNTIVLKPSDTTPASTVLLAELAAEHLPPGVLNVVCGDRTTGRALVEHPTPQLVAITGSVRAGSEVAAAAAPGLKRVHLELGGKAPVVVFEDADLAAAAEAIAGAGYFNAGQDCTAATRVLVADAVHDDFVAALAEQARATRTGLPDDPGIAFGALNNPDQLARVAGMVERLPDHATIEAGGARPVVPGGEGGYFYDATVVSGLRQTDEMVQDEVFGPVITVQRFADEAEALRNANDVRYGLSSSVWTKDHGRALRMSKRLDFGVVWINTHIPFVSEMPHGGFKHSGYGKDLSMYGLEDYTRIKHVMSYSGE; encoded by the coding sequence ATGACCACCCTGCGCAACTTCATCGACGGCTCGTCCGTCGACGCCGCCTCGGGCGCCACGTACGACATCGTCGACCCTGCCACCGGGCAGGCCTACGCCACCGCCCCGGCCAGCGGCCCCGAGGACGTCGACCGCGCCATGCGGGCCGCCGCCACCGCCTTCGAGACCTGGGGCGAGACCACCCCCAAGGAGCGCCAGGAGGCACTGCTGCGCATCGCCCAGGGTCTCGAGGACCGGGCCGAGGAGTTCGTCGAGGCCGAGTGCCGCAACACCGGCAAGCCCGTGGGCCTGACCCGCGACGAGGAGCTGCCGCCCAGCGTGGACGAGCTGCGCTTCTTCGCCGGCGCCGCGCGGGTGCTGGAGGGCCGCAGCGCGGGCGAGTACCTCAAGGACCACACCTCGTGGATCCGCCGCGAGCCGATCGGCGTCGTGGGCCAGGTGACGCCGTGGAACTACCCCCTGATGATGGCGATCTGGAAGATCGCCCCCGCCCTGGCCGCCGGCAACACCATCGTCCTCAAGCCCAGCGACACCACGCCCGCCAGCACCGTGCTCCTCGCCGAGCTCGCCGCCGAGCACCTGCCGCCCGGCGTCCTCAACGTCGTGTGCGGCGACCGCACCACGGGCCGCGCCCTGGTCGAGCACCCCACGCCCCAGCTGGTCGCGATCACCGGCTCCGTCCGGGCCGGCAGCGAGGTCGCCGCGGCCGCGGCCCCCGGGCTCAAGCGGGTCCACCTCGAGCTCGGCGGCAAGGCGCCGGTCGTCGTCTTCGAGGACGCCGACCTCGCCGCCGCGGCCGAGGCGATCGCGGGCGCCGGCTACTTCAACGCCGGCCAGGACTGCACCGCGGCGACCCGCGTGCTCGTCGCCGACGCCGTCCACGACGACTTCGTCGCCGCGCTGGCCGAGCAGGCCCGGGCCACCCGGACCGGCCTGCCCGACGACCCCGGCATCGCCTTCGGCGCCCTCAACAACCCCGACCAGCTCGCCCGGGTGGCCGGCATGGTCGAGCGGCTGCCCGACCACGCCACGATCGAGGCGGGCGGCGCGCGGCCCGTCGTACCGGGAGGCGAGGGGGGCTACTTCTACGACGCCACCGTGGTCTCCGGCCTGCGCCAGACCGACGAGATGGTCCAGGACGAGGTCTTCGGCCCGGTGATCACCGTGCAGCGCTTTGCCGACGAGGCCGAGGCGCTGCGCAACGCGAACGACGTCCGCTACGGCCTGTCCTCCAGCGTCTGGACCAAGGACCACGGCCGGGCGCTGCGGATGTCCAAGCGCCTCGACTTCGGGGTGGTGTGGATCAACACCCACATCCCGTTCGTCTCCGAGATGCCGCACGGCGGCTTCAAGCACTCCGGCTACGGCAAGGACCTGTCGATGTACGGCCTGGAGGACTACACCCGCATCAAGCACGTCATGTCCTACTCCGGGGAGTGA
- a CDS encoding saccharopine dehydrogenase family protein, with product MRILLVGAGGVGGAFAAIAARRDFFEAIVVADYDLARAEKAAAVDARYRAAQVDASSAASVTALCREHRITHVMNAVDPVFDMPVFEGAFAAGADYLDMAMSLSKPHPATPYETTGVKLGDEQFAVAGEWEAAGRLALVGMGVEPGLSDVFARYAADHLFSEIDELGTRDGANLVVTDDDGNEIFAPSFSMWTTIEECLNPPVIWEKERGWFTTPPFSEPEVFDFPEGIGPVECVNVEHEEVLLMPRWVDCKRATFKYGLGSEFITILQVLHTLGLDRTDKVRVKGVEVSPRDVVAAVLPDPASVGPRMTGKTCAGLWVTGTGKDGAPRSTYLYHVVDNAWSMAEYGHQCVVWQTAVNPVVALELLATGVWKGAGVLGPEAFDAVPFLDLLTAYGSPWGQREQ from the coding sequence ATGAGGATCCTCCTGGTCGGCGCCGGCGGCGTGGGCGGCGCCTTCGCTGCGATCGCCGCACGCCGCGACTTCTTCGAGGCGATCGTCGTCGCCGACTACGACCTGGCGCGCGCCGAGAAGGCCGCCGCCGTCGACGCTCGCTACCGCGCCGCCCAGGTCGACGCGTCCTCGGCGGCATCGGTGACCGCGCTGTGCCGCGAGCACCGGATCACGCACGTGATGAACGCCGTGGACCCGGTCTTCGACATGCCCGTCTTCGAGGGCGCGTTCGCCGCGGGCGCGGACTACCTCGACATGGCGATGTCGCTGTCGAAGCCGCACCCGGCGACGCCGTACGAGACGACGGGGGTCAAGCTCGGCGACGAGCAGTTCGCCGTCGCCGGCGAGTGGGAGGCCGCGGGCCGGCTCGCCCTGGTCGGCATGGGCGTGGAGCCCGGGCTCTCCGACGTGTTCGCACGCTATGCCGCCGACCACCTGTTCTCCGAGATCGACGAGCTCGGCACCCGCGACGGCGCCAACCTCGTGGTCACCGACGACGACGGCAACGAGATCTTCGCGCCGTCGTTCTCGATGTGGACCACGATCGAGGAGTGCCTCAACCCGCCGGTGATCTGGGAGAAGGAGCGCGGCTGGTTCACCACTCCCCCCTTCAGCGAGCCCGAGGTCTTCGACTTCCCCGAGGGCATCGGCCCGGTCGAGTGCGTCAACGTCGAGCACGAGGAGGTGCTCCTCATGCCGCGCTGGGTCGACTGCAAGCGGGCGACCTTCAAGTACGGGCTCGGCTCGGAGTTCATCACCATCCTCCAGGTGCTGCACACCCTCGGCCTCGACCGCACCGACAAGGTGCGGGTCAAGGGCGTCGAGGTGTCCCCGCGCGACGTGGTCGCCGCGGTGCTGCCGGACCCGGCGAGCGTCGGGCCGCGGATGACCGGCAAGACCTGCGCCGGGCTGTGGGTGACCGGCACCGGCAAGGACGGCGCGCCGCGCTCGACGTACCTCTATCACGTGGTGGACAACGCCTGGTCGATGGCGGAGTACGGCCACCAGTGCGTCGTGTGGCAGACCGCGGTCAACCCCGTCGTCGCGCTCGAGCTGCTCGCGACCGGCGTCTGGAAGGGCGCCGGCGTGCTCGGGCCCGAGGCCTTCGACGCGGTGCCCTTCCTCGACCTGCTCACCGCCTACGGATCGCCCTGGGGGCAAAGGGAGCAGTGA